ACTGTCACGCAGAATTTCTCTCTCAACTTCAACAGAGGAAACGTTTTCTCCGCCGGTCCTTATGATATCCTTTTTTCTGTCGACAAAATAAAGGAATCCGTCCCTGTCCCTTATAGCAAGATCGCCCGTGTGTACCCAGCCTTCACGGAAGGTATTTTTCGTGTTTTCCGGGTCATTGAAATAACCTTTTGCTACTGTTGGCCCTTTCATCAGTATCTCACCTGTTTCGCCTGGCCCGGCTTCGCTTCCGTCCTCCCTGACAATCCTGATTGAAATATTGACATGTGGCTTTCCAATGGACTCCTTCCTCGGACTGAAATCGGCGGGTTGAAGCGTAGTTCCCATCGGCGTCGTTTCCGTCATTCCATAATAGTTTCTCCACTGCACGCCCGGAAATACTTTTGACACAGCTTCGAACTGCGACTCACTAATGAACGCACCGAAACTTATACACTTCCTGACTGACAAAAGGGGGTCCTTCAGGACTTGTGAAAGCCCGATATAGAGTGTCGGCGGGAAGATAAGATAACTGACGTTATGCCTTCTTATCAGTTCAACTATTTCCGCAGGCTTGGGCGTTCTCTCGAGCACTATTGTCGCTCCAACGTTCATGAAGCCGAGAAAAGTGTACATGCCAGCCACGTGGTAAGCAGGTATGCTCAGCAGAAATGTGTCATGATGTTCCCAATTCAGATCGTGTACAGCGCTCAGAAGAGCGGCGTACCAGTTGAGATGTGTGTTCATCACACCTTTGGGTCTGGCCTCAGTTCCAGAAGTATACAGGAGTGTTGCAATATCGTCCGGTGCAGTTTCGCAGATAAAGTCATCCCTGCCTTCAATCCTGATTTTATCGAATTCGATTGCTTCTGTACCCATTTCGTGGAGGGTCTGATCGGAAAAAAGGAGCGCCGGGTTTGAATGTGAAACGAGGTCCCTGACCTCATTGATTTTCAGGTTGAAATTATATGGTGAGAATATGGCTCCCATCCGGCATGCTGCCATCCAGAGTTCAAGCATTTCCAGGCGGTTTTTGGAAAGCACAGCAATAATGTCACCCTGTTCTATTCCTTTACCCTTCAGGTACGACGTCCAGCCCAGCACCCTTTCTCTGAAATCCGAATAATTAATCTGGCTATCACCAAATATGATGAACGGTTTTGCCGGCCACTTCTCGGCAGAGCGGTCGAGAACTTCGGAGATGTTCAACATTGGTTTCTGGTAGTGTGCTATGCATTGTTACCATAAAATATTGTTGGCCCGTACCCTCATGAAAACGTTACTTGCCGGAGGCGGCAGTGCAAGAGATGTGTGGCATCATGCATTCACATATATAGCCAATGAACCGCTCAGGGTCCTGAAAAATTCATGGGAAAAGAAAGCTACAATCAATTTAGCGACACCATATTGAGTGTTGCGGCTGCCATGCTCGTTGTGGTAATAATTCTTGGAACCCTCTATCTTTATACTTCTAACTGGCCACCAATGGTTGTGGTGGAATCGGGAAGTATGCAGCACAGTTCAGATTTCGCCTATCTGGGCGACCTGAATATAGGCGACATGGTGCTTGTCAAAAAGGTTACCTCGGTTTCCCAGATAACAACATACGTTCAGGGTGAACAAAACGGTTTCTCTTCCTATGGCGAATTTGGAAATGTTATAATTTACAGACCATATGGGAACAGTTCAATACTCATAATCCATAGAGCTATAGTCTATCTTCAGTACAATTCCACCGGAGGCGGATTCAACATACCTTCGCTGGCCCGCCTGAATTATTCCGACTGGTTTGTCATTACCCCGACAGGCGACAAAAATTATGTAAGCAACGTAATTTACAATGTCGAAATAAAAAACGTTGGGTACCCCCATACTCCCGTCATAATACCTGTCAAGGAGATACTCAGAATAAACGCCCGATTCAGCGGCTTCATAACGATGGGAGACTACAATCACGCGCACTGGGGCGAAAATGCAACCGACCAGAGTCTTGGAATATTTCCAGATCCGGTTAAACTTCAATGGGTGGTAGGTGTTGCTACCGGTCTGCTACCATATTTCGGCCTTATCAAGCTATTTTTTGACGGAGGGATTCCCGCGGGCACTCCCCAAAACAGCATTTATGCTCTCGTCCTGATAATTGCAGGGGTTGTCTTTCTGGGCATCGGCACCCTTGAACTTATAGGATTTATCAAAAACAGGAGAGAGAAGAATAACGAACCAGAGACGAAGAAATGATCAGATTAGCGTCGTCTGTACCTTTGCTCCGGATGTTTTGTAAGCTTTAAGAAGTTCGTCGTCGACGAGTATGTCCCTTGTCTCATTGAGCGATACTGCGAGTTCAACTTCCTTCGTACGGCCACCCCTGCCGAAAGATCTTACCCTTGCCCTTAATATCCCCAGCATATCCAGCTCAGACAGCAGATCGCCTATCCTCCTCTGAGAAAGCGGAGTAACACCAACAGAATTGCAGAGACTGTGATAAACCTCATAAACGTCACCCGTTGTCATCACTTTCCTCTTTTCCGAGTGTATGACTATCGAAAGCAATAGTATTTTAGACTGATATGGAAGAGTCCTGAGGGTCTCAGACACGGTGTCCAGTTCTATCTTCTCTTTAGCCCTGTACACATCCGCCGAAGTTATCCTGGGCCGACCTTCCCGCTCTGCCGATTCCGCGGAAACCCTGAGGAGTTCAAGCGCCCTCCTGGCATCTCCATGTTCCTGAGCGGCAAATGCAGAGCAGAGTGGTATTACGTCCGGATCCAGTGTACCTTCGATAAAAACCATTCCCGCCCTCTCCCGAAGAATGTCCGAAAGTTCGCCGGCATCATATGGTGAAAAAACAATTCTTTCTTCACCTAGTCTGCTCCTTACTCGTGCATCAAGATAGTCTGTAAATTTCAAATCGTTTGCTATCCCTATTATCGAGAGTTTGGATTTGTGAAGATCGTCGTTTATTCTGGAAAGATTGTAAAGCAGGTCATCACCCGCTTTATAAACAAGCCTGTCAAGTTCATCGAGAACCACCACAACAAGGCTCCCGAGCTGGTCTATCTTCTCCTTGAAGAGCGAGTAAATTCTTTCCATGCTCCATCCATTGTATGGCGCTCGCTCATCGGGTTTATCTATAAACCCATTGACAATATGCTGTATCACACCGTAATTTGTATCGGCTTCGCAGCAGTTAACATAGACAAAGATTACATCGTTTGTTCTCATAGCTTTGGAAGCTTCTTTTGCAATAAATTTCACTGATGCAGTTTTTCCGGTTCCTGTCTTGCCGAATACCAGAACGTTCGAAGGGCGTTCTCCCTTCAGCCCTATAGATATGATGGCGGCAAGCTGATCTATTTCCCTTTCCCTGTGAGGGAGGTTGTCCGGTACATATGACGGTCTCAGTTTCTCTCTGTCATCCCTGAACAGTTGCAGTGCCGAAGAGTAGCGATCGAAGACATTTGCCTTTATCAATGACTCATGAACGACAGCATGTTCAGTCATCTAAAAATCCATATCTCCCACCGTTTCACCAAGGTAAGAGAACGGTAAAAATTCACCTATACTAAAAGCTTCTTTTTATCCTCCTCTTCGAGTAAATAAAAAACATTTTCTAGTGCTGTTCCAATAGCAAAACGTTCACGTTAAATTATAACATAATTATACATTAAACATTTTTAAAACAACAACTATAGAGTCCATGGTTTCCACTGGAAAAGGCTGTAATCTGCCTGTATCAATTAACTGTGTTATCGAAATCATATCCAAAAAGCTGTTAAGGTGTATTATTGAACAGGATCGACGTACAGATCAAAAAATATCTGGTACCATTGCCAGCTATAAAGCCAGCCACAGCATGATAGTATCAACATTCCAGTGGAAACCATGGACTCTATGAATGGCTACATTTTAAACTGTCTTTTTTTATCTATTACCATGTCTTCATATTTGCGTGGTAAAACCCATGCCAGATACTCTATATCGTCCAAGTTCTTGACGAATTTTGCTTTGCTGTCAACCCTGAGATATTTGATTAGATCATGCGTCTTCTTGACTGAATCCGCGAGCCACCAGGCTCCGCCGACCATTACAATGGGCCCTATGACCATTAGCCAGTATATCCAATTACCAAACGCCTTTATGGCCGGCTGAAACGGTAAAAGGTAGGCCGGGAGTGTGCCGACGAATATCCCGATCGATGCAATGAACGTTGCCAGTAGGCCAATCGCGAACAATAACGTCGACAGTTCGAACCTGTACTCTCTGCTGAATGATTTTGCCATGGTACACTACCATCGTTAACAGGCACGTTTCTTTAACTTTCGTACGTAACAGGTTCCAAGGCTATTTAAATCATGCACTTGTCAGTAAACATTGGATAATAAACTTAAAACATCCAACCCTCCATCAGTGAGATGCTGAAGACGGAACGGGAGAATATGGTGTTTTTCATCGGAGTTGATGATACTGATTCAGTGCATGGGATGTGTACAACATTCCTCATTACTGAAATAATCAGGGAACTGGGTTTTCCTGTCCTCTTTGGTTATCCAAAACTCGTCAGACTTAATCCGAATATTCCGTGGAAGACACGCGGCAACGGGGCTCTCGCACTGGGTATTGGTGGTGATCCTTCTACTTCTTTCAGAATAGGCGAACTCTCCGGCTCGCCTGTTTACATGTCCTTGAACAAATCAAAGGAAAACACCGACATCGAACCCATAAAAAGGCGTGTTTATTCGGTCGTAAACACCCTCTCACAACTGGATGATGAAAACACCAATCCGGGCTTGGTAATCAGCCAGAAAGAGATTGATTCCACTCTCTACTGGAAGGCGGTAAGGGGATTAGTTGAAAAAGACGAAGCCCTCGGGTATGCGAAATCGGTAAACGCAGCGACCTTTGAGTGGAAAAATGGGAGGGGAATTATTGGGGCTGCTTCCGCTCTGGCGTGGAAAGCACACAGGGCGACGTATGAAATCCTAAGTTACAGGAAGGAGGAGCTTATTGGCACAAAAAGGGAAGTAAACGACGGCGACGTTGCCAAACTGAGTAACTTATTTCCGACAACATTCAACAATTATGATGAGGAAACCAGGCATTCCTGCATTTACCCCGCCTCCCCATGTCCCGTGCTCTTTGGTATCAGGGGGACAGATCCGTCCGTTCTTCCTTCTGCGATGAACGCGGTGAGGAGCGAAACTCGTGACAGATGGATCATTTTTGAAACAAACCAGGGGACTGATGATCACATCGAAACACTCAGCGGGGCGCCGTCCCTCTTTCACTCATATCTAATTACAGGCCAGGTAACCACAAGGCCGGCTGTTGTGGAGGGCGGTCATGTCTTTTTCGGGATTACCACAGGGAATGGAATAACCATAGATTGTGCTGTATTTGAAGAGACCAAAAATCTCAGAACATGCGTCAGGAAATTGTATCCGGGTGATAGAGTATCAGTCTGGGGAGCTTTCAAGCCAAACGCGCGCGATGTGGGAACCGGGATGCTGAACCTCGAAAAGTTTGCACTGATCGCCGTTGCGCCACGTTTCATAAAGAAAGGCAACCCGGTCTGTGAAAGTTGCTGCAGGAAAATGGAATCTGCGGGTAAGGGGAAAGGGTACAGATGCAGGAAATGCGGAACAAAAGCGAGGTTTCCGCAGACGGCTTTGGCTGAATCTGATTTGAAGGAGGGTGTTTATTCTGCGACAGCATCCTCGAGGAGACACCTTTCTATGCCGGTTGAACTGATGGAAAAGGAATATCTCACTGCGGTAGGGAAAGAGGCTACACACTGGCA
This genomic interval from Candidatus Sysuiplasma jiujiangense contains the following:
- a CDS encoding ORC1-type DNA replication protein, which translates into the protein MTEHAVVHESLIKANVFDRYSSALQLFRDDREKLRPSYVPDNLPHREREIDQLAAIISIGLKGERPSNVLVFGKTGTGKTASVKFIAKEASKAMRTNDVIFVYVNCCEADTNYGVIQHIVNGFIDKPDERAPYNGWSMERIYSLFKEKIDQLGSLVVVVLDELDRLVYKAGDDLLYNLSRINDDLHKSKLSIIGIANDLKFTDYLDARVRSRLGEERIVFSPYDAGELSDILRERAGMVFIEGTLDPDVIPLCSAFAAQEHGDARRALELLRVSAESAEREGRPRITSADVYRAKEKIELDTVSETLRTLPYQSKILLLSIVIHSEKRKVMTTGDVYEVYHSLCNSVGVTPLSQRRIGDLLSELDMLGILRARVRSFGRGGRTKEVELAVSLNETRDILVDDELLKAYKTSGAKVQTTLI
- a CDS encoding DUF3198 domain-containing protein is translated as MAKSFSREYRFELSTLLFAIGLLATFIASIGIFVGTLPAYLLPFQPAIKAFGNWIYWLMVIGPIVMVGGAWWLADSVKKTHDLIKYLRVDSKAKFVKNLDDIEYLAWVLPRKYEDMVIDKKRQFKM
- a CDS encoding AMP-binding protein, whose protein sequence is MLNISEVLDRSAEKWPAKPFIIFGDSQINYSDFRERVLGWTSYLKGKGIEQGDIIAVLSKNRLEMLELWMAACRMGAIFSPYNFNLKINEVRDLVSHSNPALLFSDQTLHEMGTEAIEFDKIRIEGRDDFICETAPDDIATLLYTSGTEARPKGVMNTHLNWYAALLSAVHDLNWEHHDTFLLSIPAYHVAGMYTFLGFMNVGATIVLERTPKPAEIVELIRRHNVSYLIFPPTLYIGLSQVLKDPLLSVRKCISFGAFISESQFEAVSKVFPGVQWRNYYGMTETTPMGTTLQPADFSPRKESIGKPHVNISIRIVREDGSEAGPGETGEILMKGPTVAKGYFNDPENTKNTFREGWVHTGDLAIRDRDGFLYFVDRKKDIIRTGGENVSSVEVEREILRDSRIAEAAVVGLPHPYWLEAVTAFVTLKKDRTLVISETLEKLGQGMAGYKVPKRIIVLDALPHNASGKILKKELREGYKDLYTGPETQT
- a CDS encoding tRNA(Ile)(2)-agmatinylcytidine synthase, producing the protein MLKTERENMVFFIGVDDTDSVHGMCTTFLITEIIRELGFPVLFGYPKLVRLNPNIPWKTRGNGALALGIGGDPSTSFRIGELSGSPVYMSLNKSKENTDIEPIKRRVYSVVNTLSQLDDENTNPGLVISQKEIDSTLYWKAVRGLVEKDEALGYAKSVNAATFEWKNGRGIIGAASALAWKAHRATYEILSYRKEELIGTKREVNDGDVAKLSNLFPTTFNNYDEETRHSCIYPASPCPVLFGIRGTDPSVLPSAMNAVRSETRDRWIIFETNQGTDDHIETLSGAPSLFHSYLITGQVTTRPAVVEGGHVFFGITTGNGITIDCAVFEETKNLRTCVRKLYPGDRVSVWGAFKPNARDVGTGMLNLEKFALIAVAPRFIKKGNPVCESCCRKMESAGKGKGYRCRKCGTKARFPQTALAESDLKEGVYSATASSRRHLSMPVELMEKEYLTAVGKEATHWQQK
- a CDS encoding S26 family signal peptidase, producing MGKESYNQFSDTILSVAAAMLVVVIILGTLYLYTSNWPPMVVVESGSMQHSSDFAYLGDLNIGDMVLVKKVTSVSQITTYVQGEQNGFSSYGEFGNVIIYRPYGNSSILIIHRAIVYLQYNSTGGGFNIPSLARLNYSDWFVITPTGDKNYVSNVIYNVEIKNVGYPHTPVIIPVKEILRINARFSGFITMGDYNHAHWGENATDQSLGIFPDPVKLQWVVGVATGLLPYFGLIKLFFDGGIPAGTPQNSIYALVLIIAGVVFLGIGTLELIGFIKNRREKNNEPETKK